Proteins encoded together in one Acidobacteriota bacterium window:
- a CDS encoding S9 family peptidase, with the protein MHRRALFLPVLAAIVMASVPLVRAQAPPPFTVEEMLKLKRLSDPQLSPDAARIAYVLTEVDLDGNSRRNQISFVPAIRTPGPPLQGGRPRWSPDGKQLAFDSADSSIVIYRFGAASAPPLRTIRLATGAAGVTWSPDGKWIAFVSDVFSECDGNVASEAACNQSALKKREAVKTKARVIDNLLFRHWTGWKDGRYSHLFVVPADGSAPPRDLTPGRSDVPPFSLGGPDDYAFSPDSKEIAYATKTDPVEAISTNSDIFALDFRTPGAKPRQITTAKGADSGPQYSPDGKYLSWRSQLRAGFEADRWTVTLLDRATGERKIVAGDFDRAVDAWVWTPDSKAVYLTVEEDGGVRVYRAELAGGAPRLILKDGSNGDVQLSADGKTLVFTRNSLTAPAEIYKSSADGTGITAVTTLNREFLAKFSLRAGEAITFAGAGGAQVQAWIVKPNGFKEGQKYPLLYLVHGGPQSAWSDSWTYRWNAQVFASAGYVVFMPNPRGSTGFGQKFTDDISNDWGGKPFDDLMKGVDAAEKLPYVDATRKVAAGASYGGYMMNWFLGHTDRFKAIVSHAGVFNLTSMYGVTEELWFPEWDLGGMPWTNPESYAKWSPHTYAKNFKTPTLVSHGELDFRVPVGEGLQLFTTLQRQGVPSRLLYFPDEGHWINKPQNSALWYHTVLDWLGRWIK; encoded by the coding sequence ATGCATCGCCGCGCGTTGTTTCTTCCCGTTCTTGCTGCCATCGTGATGGCGTCCGTGCCACTGGTGCGGGCGCAGGCCCCTCCGCCGTTCACGGTCGAGGAGATGCTGAAGCTGAAGCGCCTTTCCGACCCGCAGCTCTCGCCTGACGCCGCGCGGATCGCTTACGTCCTCACCGAGGTCGATCTGGATGGCAACAGCCGGCGCAACCAGATTTCCTTCGTGCCGGCGATCCGGACACCAGGGCCTCCTCTCCAAGGCGGCCGGCCGCGTTGGTCGCCGGATGGCAAGCAACTCGCGTTCGATTCGGCCGATTCAAGCATCGTCATCTACCGCTTTGGCGCCGCCAGCGCGCCGCCACTTCGCACGATAAGGCTGGCGACCGGTGCAGCCGGCGTGACGTGGTCGCCGGACGGCAAGTGGATCGCGTTTGTGTCGGATGTCTTCTCGGAGTGTGACGGCAACGTCGCAAGCGAGGCGGCGTGCAATCAGTCAGCGCTGAAGAAGCGGGAGGCGGTCAAGACGAAGGCGCGGGTCATCGACAATCTGCTGTTTCGCCATTGGACCGGCTGGAAAGACGGGCGCTACAGCCACCTGTTCGTCGTGCCGGCCGACGGGTCGGCGCCGCCGCGCGACCTGACGCCGGGCCGATCGGACGTGCCGCCGTTCTCGCTGGGCGGGCCAGACGACTACGCCTTCTCGCCCGACTCGAAGGAGATTGCGTACGCGACCAAGACCGATCCGGTCGAAGCCATCAGCACCAACAGCGACATCTTCGCGCTCGATTTTCGAACGCCTGGCGCGAAACCAAGGCAGATCACGACCGCCAAAGGCGCCGATTCCGGGCCGCAGTACTCGCCAGACGGGAAGTACCTGTCGTGGAGGTCGCAGCTGCGGGCGGGCTTCGAGGCCGACAGATGGACAGTGACGCTGCTCGATCGGGCGACCGGCGAACGGAAGATCGTGGCCGGAGACTTCGATCGAGCCGTTGACGCGTGGGTGTGGACGCCCGATTCGAAGGCTGTGTATCTGACGGTAGAAGAAGATGGCGGCGTGCGCGTGTATCGGGCTGAATTGGCCGGCGGCGCGCCCAGGCTGATTCTCAAGGACGGATCGAACGGCGACGTGCAGTTGTCGGCCGACGGGAAGACCCTGGTCTTCACGCGCAACTCGCTGACCGCGCCCGCCGAGATCTACAAGTCATCTGCCGACGGCACCGGCATCACCGCGGTTACCACGCTCAACAGGGAGTTCCTCGCAAAGTTCAGCTTGAGAGCTGGAGAGGCCATCACGTTCGCCGGTGCGGGCGGCGCGCAGGTGCAGGCCTGGATCGTCAAGCCGAACGGGTTCAAGGAAGGGCAGAAGTACCCGTTGCTCTATCTCGTGCATGGCGGCCCGCAAAGCGCGTGGAGCGATTCGTGGACCTATCGGTGGAATGCGCAGGTGTTTGCGTCGGCCGGCTATGTGGTCTTCATGCCGAATCCGCGCGGATCGACCGGTTTCGGCCAGAAGTTCACCGACGACATCAGCAACGACTGGGGAGGCAAGCCGTTCGACGATCTGATGAAGGGCGTCGATGCCGCCGAGAAGCTGCCCTATGTGGATGCCACGCGGAAGGTTGCGGCAGGCGCCTCCTATGGCGGCTACATGATGAACTGGTTTCTCGGCCACACCGATCGCTTCAAGGCGATCGTTTCGCACGCCGGTGTGTTCAACCTGACGAGCATGTACGGCGTCACCGAGGAGTTGTGGTTCCCGGAGTGGGATCTGGGCGGCATGCCATGGACCAATCCGGAGAGCTACGCGAAGTGGTCGCCGCACACCTACGCGAAGAACTTCAAGACGCCGACGCTCGTTTCGCACGGCGAGCTCGATTTCCGCGTGCCGGTCGGCGAGGGTCTCCAGCTGTTCACGACGCTGCAGCGCCAGGGCGTGCCGTCGCGGCTGCTGTACTTCCCTGACGAAGGGCACTGGATCAATAAGCCGCAGAACAGCGCCTTGTGGTATCACACCGTTCTGGACTGGCTGGGACGCTGGATCAAGTAG
- a CDS encoding DEAD/DEAH box helicase, which produces MQSHIPGELLAVRGAIWRLRRQTLHADCTELELEPVDPDSCASGTADDLPFESTEPDRTPAGRRDTLGIADPPTRVLLEPFDRPEALAREPAPFVVTRRAWMIALLAALSSERRCDLLSAPVAAAIDIYPYQLEPALAMTIRGVPRVLLADAVGLGKTIQAALVIAELLARHSLQRALVLTPSGLRDQWAGELRDRFGLNPIVADAAWLRAARADLPASVNPWSVDRLIVASIDFVKRPDVLPGLACLAWTIIVIDEAHAASDDSLRRAAADALARRARRVLLLTATPHSGDQAAFDALCRIGATAVDEPIVLFRRSRTDVGFKTSRRVHLLPVRQTEAERELHGRLLAYVRRIWRERRDKDGADARLATMVLLKRAFSSMASLAESLAFRMAHLADPISALVAQLDLPLDEDVSSADDTPAVLLASPGFDDEREERSVLASLVELARAAAATDSKARVLGRVLRRVSEPCIVFTEFRDTITAIERVLPAGVSRAILHGGMDRRSRAEAVSRFVGGGARVLLATDAGGEGLNLQAACRLVINLELPWSPIRLEQRIGRVDRIGQRRTVHAVNLVAAGTHEASLLARLVRRIECIRDTLGPVEDVLGPGGDMTIAGVLADDPGAAVPWSSSPPLTPEALSSTIERVSLDQEVLHQCARLAKRRAIRVSLARQTRPVPRTRGIGAWRRPSPMVAAIPARRLRGRFARPGAVAVYHATTVDAAGGRVDDALLPLFTPFMLPHLSRRSEVVAMAREWLSMFRPASDALALRAATERLETTRRMHAQEETAGFSRSRAQGLISIGEGLMIQGGLFDRRTEREAEQRQREAEQQEWPATSPAMLGAGPGDVALAEHPVLQLLLMVTP; this is translated from the coding sequence ATGCAAAGTCACATTCCGGGCGAGCTTCTCGCCGTGCGAGGCGCCATCTGGCGGCTTCGCCGCCAGACCCTTCACGCCGACTGCACGGAACTGGAACTGGAGCCTGTCGATCCTGACAGTTGCGCCAGTGGGACGGCAGACGACTTGCCATTCGAGTCCACCGAGCCAGATCGCACCCCGGCCGGGCGGCGTGACACCCTGGGGATCGCCGACCCGCCGACTCGGGTGCTGCTCGAACCGTTCGATCGGCCCGAAGCGCTCGCTCGAGAGCCAGCACCATTCGTCGTCACGCGGCGCGCGTGGATGATCGCTCTGCTCGCCGCGCTTTCGAGTGAGCGGAGGTGCGACCTGCTCTCGGCACCGGTCGCGGCCGCCATCGATATCTATCCCTACCAGCTCGAGCCCGCGCTCGCCATGACGATCCGTGGTGTGCCTCGCGTGCTCCTGGCGGATGCGGTTGGTCTCGGCAAGACGATCCAGGCGGCGCTGGTGATAGCGGAACTGCTGGCGCGCCACTCGTTGCAGCGCGCGCTCGTGCTGACTCCGTCAGGGCTGCGCGACCAGTGGGCCGGGGAACTGCGCGATCGGTTTGGCCTCAACCCGATCGTCGCCGACGCGGCGTGGTTGCGCGCGGCCCGCGCGGATCTGCCGGCGTCGGTCAATCCATGGTCAGTCGACCGCCTGATCGTCGCGTCGATTGATTTTGTGAAGCGTCCAGATGTTCTTCCCGGCCTCGCGTGTCTCGCATGGACCATCATCGTCATAGACGAGGCGCATGCCGCATCAGACGACAGTCTGCGGCGCGCGGCCGCCGACGCCCTGGCACGCCGGGCTCGCCGGGTGCTGTTGCTGACGGCCACCCCCCACTCTGGCGACCAGGCGGCGTTTGATGCGCTCTGCCGGATTGGTGCGACTGCGGTCGACGAGCCCATCGTCCTGTTCCGGCGATCGAGAACGGATGTCGGCTTCAAGACCTCGCGGCGTGTGCATCTGCTGCCGGTGCGGCAGACGGAAGCCGAGCGCGAGCTGCACGGGCGCCTGCTGGCGTACGTGAGAAGGATCTGGCGGGAGCGCAGAGACAAGGATGGGGCCGACGCGAGGCTGGCCACGATGGTCCTGCTGAAGCGGGCCTTCTCGAGCATGGCCTCGCTGGCCGAGTCGCTCGCATTCAGGATGGCCCATCTGGCCGACCCGATCTCGGCGCTCGTGGCGCAACTCGACTTGCCGCTCGACGAGGACGTGTCATCGGCCGACGACACGCCGGCAGTGTTGCTGGCCTCGCCCGGATTCGACGACGAGCGGGAAGAACGGAGCGTGCTCGCGTCGCTGGTCGAGCTGGCGCGCGCAGCCGCTGCGACCGACAGCAAGGCGCGCGTGCTTGGCCGCGTCCTGCGCCGCGTGTCGGAGCCGTGCATCGTGTTCACCGAGTTCCGCGACACGATCACGGCAATCGAGCGCGTGCTGCCGGCGGGAGTGTCGCGCGCGATTCTGCACGGCGGGATGGATCGCCGCTCGCGGGCCGAGGCGGTTTCCCGGTTCGTCGGGGGTGGCGCGCGCGTACTGCTCGCCACCGACGCCGGCGGCGAAGGACTGAACCTGCAGGCCGCCTGCCGGCTCGTTATCAATCTCGAATTGCCATGGAGTCCGATCCGCCTCGAGCAACGCATCGGCCGGGTCGACCGGATTGGCCAGCGGCGCACCGTGCATGCCGTCAATCTGGTCGCGGCGGGCACGCACGAAGCCAGCCTTCTTGCCCGCCTGGTCCGTCGAATCGAGTGTATTCGCGACACGCTGGGGCCGGTCGAAGACGTGCTTGGGCCCGGCGGCGACATGACGATCGCCGGCGTCCTGGCTGACGACCCGGGCGCGGCTGTTCCCTGGTCGTCATCGCCACCTCTGACGCCGGAGGCGCTGTCGTCAACGATTGAGCGCGTCTCGCTTGACCAGGAAGTCCTGCACCAGTGCGCACGCCTGGCCAAGCGGCGCGCAATCCGGGTGTCGCTCGCACGCCAGACGCGTCCTGTGCCTCGTACCCGCGGCATTGGGGCCTGGCGACGCCCTTCGCCAATGGTCGCGGCGATCCCGGCGCGCCGCCTGCGCGGCCGGTTTGCGCGGCCTGGCGCGGTCGCCGTGTACCACGCCACCACGGTTGACGCCGCTGGCGGCCGCGTGGACGACGCGCTATTGCCTCTGTTTACGCCGTTCATGCTGCCGCATCTGAGCCGCCGGAGCGAGGTGGTGGCAATGGCGCGGGAGTGGCTGTCGATGTTTCGACCGGCATCCGACGCGCTGGCGTTGCGCGCAGCGACTGAGCGTCTCGAGACGACGCGCAGGATGCACGCACAGGAAGAAACGGCCGGTTTCTCGCGGTCGCGTGCGCAAGGACTGATCTCGATCGGCGAAGGACTGATGATCCAGGGCGGGCTGTTCGATCGCCGGACGGAGCGCGAAGCCGAGCAGCGACAGCGCGAAGCAGAACAACAGGAGTGGCCGGCCACCTCTCCGGCGATGCTCGGCGCGGGACCGGGCGACGTCGCGCTGGCAGAACATCCGGTGCTCCAGCTTCTGCTGATGGTCACGCCGTGA
- a CDS encoding N-6 DNA methylase → MTPRGCGGLPGVTGTLVSGAFAERRLGGMFAGQLGESTRQRACHALGSWFRQHGSRLGPASSLRTLADSGAGPLVEALGFCLCECRSRQPARMLPAVARTTGVTLPVAVFPWGDPMDRNWTDLARLAMHAGTEWVACFNGRSLRLCDARRSYARAFVDFDLEVVAGAPASFALFWGLLRPEALAELTRRITVESARHGVAVCASLRDGVRDALALLLQALFNTGRRDPGRWINAVDRDAAFEQALTIIYRMLFLLFAESRGLVPVWHPVYRASYTIEALRVQAERPGRRRGLWEAFQALSRLAHAGCHAGTLRVTPFNGRLFAPVRTPLAERRELDDNLVGNALVALTTSPGTTGRERISFRDLGVEQLGAVYESVLDYEPVVALAPHSPPAGKRDRTSAIGVTLVAHRSQRKASGTFYTPQSMTDYLVRQTLQRLVSGATAEGILALRVLDPAMGSGAFLVSACRYLASAYEQAVVRERGWLPADITEADRAGFRRIVARRCLYGVDLNPMAVQVARLSLWLATLAADRPLTFLDHHLAVGDSLLGASLDDLARQPPGTGRRLACSSTLPLADGSDIGSALERVLPVRNRLEQVEDDTAEAVHDKEQLLAGLWSASSPLVPLKRAADLWCACWFWDTATPPAPDEHEYADLLAAVAHGSAALPPRCVEPRLSQVRRIAESRRFFHWTLEFPEVFFDSDGRPLCAGGFDAIVGNPPWEMLRGDGAPDDQRENRRAFAAQVTRFARAAGVYTSCNHGHANQYQLFVERSLRLVRRGGRVGLVVPWGLASDHGCADLRRVLFEQCNTDRLVGMENAAGIFPIHRGVRFLLLSTTTGTPTRRTRCRFGARDPSELEALSSGAAGHSGRDSAVTITPEFLKRVSGTGLAIPHLRSKPDMRLVTRLVDRFPPLGDHRGWGATFGRELNATDDRGIFTTSQGTIPVIEGKHLDPFVVRLSACTRWIGNPEALAARAVWHATRRPRLAYRDVASSSNRLTLISAILPRHTVAVHTVVCLKTRLPLRDQVFLCGMLNSLVANYLVRLWVTLHLGTQTVERLPMPRPDARSDEAARLVRLAHELGRSGRDWDGAYARLQAEAAHLYGLSEEELGLVLDSFPLVDDSIRRAVMTAFAASR, encoded by the coding sequence GTGACGCCCCGCGGCTGCGGCGGTCTTCCGGGCGTCACCGGCACGCTGGTGTCGGGCGCCTTCGCGGAACGCCGGCTCGGCGGAATGTTCGCCGGGCAACTCGGCGAGTCGACTCGCCAACGCGCGTGCCACGCCCTCGGATCGTGGTTCAGGCAACACGGAAGCCGGCTGGGACCCGCGTCAAGCCTGCGCACGCTGGCCGATTCTGGAGCGGGGCCGCTGGTCGAGGCGCTGGGCTTCTGCCTGTGCGAATGCAGGAGCAGACAGCCCGCGCGGATGCTGCCGGCCGTGGCGCGCACAACCGGTGTCACGCTGCCGGTGGCGGTCTTCCCGTGGGGTGATCCCATGGATCGGAACTGGACCGATCTCGCAAGGCTGGCGATGCATGCGGGTACGGAATGGGTTGCCTGCTTCAACGGCCGCAGCTTGCGGCTCTGTGACGCCCGCCGCAGCTACGCCCGGGCCTTCGTCGACTTCGACCTCGAAGTGGTCGCAGGCGCTCCGGCGTCGTTCGCGCTGTTCTGGGGACTGTTGCGGCCGGAAGCTCTCGCCGAACTCACTCGGCGCATCACGGTCGAATCGGCCCGCCACGGCGTGGCCGTCTGCGCGTCGCTGCGCGACGGCGTCCGCGACGCGCTGGCGCTCCTGCTGCAGGCGCTCTTCAACACCGGCCGGAGAGACCCGGGCCGTTGGATCAATGCCGTCGATCGGGACGCGGCCTTCGAGCAGGCGCTCACGATCATCTACCGCATGCTGTTTCTGCTCTTCGCTGAATCGCGCGGCCTGGTGCCCGTGTGGCATCCGGTGTATCGCGCCAGCTACACCATCGAGGCGCTGCGCGTTCAAGCCGAGCGCCCTGGACGCAGACGCGGCCTGTGGGAGGCGTTCCAGGCCCTTTCGCGCCTCGCGCACGCGGGCTGCCATGCGGGCACGCTGCGCGTCACGCCCTTCAATGGCCGCCTGTTTGCTCCGGTTCGAACTCCACTCGCCGAACGGCGCGAACTCGACGACAACCTGGTCGGAAACGCGCTCGTGGCACTGACAACGAGCCCGGGCACGACGGGACGCGAACGAATCTCGTTCCGCGATCTGGGTGTCGAGCAACTGGGCGCCGTCTACGAAAGCGTGCTCGACTACGAACCGGTCGTTGCGCTGGCACCACACAGTCCGCCGGCCGGCAAGCGCGACCGCACGTCGGCGATTGGCGTGACACTGGTCGCCCATCGCAGCCAGCGAAAGGCGAGCGGGACGTTCTACACGCCGCAGAGCATGACGGACTATCTGGTCCGGCAGACACTTCAACGCCTGGTCAGCGGCGCCACCGCCGAAGGCATCCTCGCGTTACGCGTGCTCGATCCCGCCATGGGGAGCGGTGCGTTTCTTGTCTCCGCATGCCGGTACCTGGCGTCTGCGTACGAGCAGGCGGTTGTACGCGAGCGCGGTTGGCTTCCGGCGGACATCACAGAAGCCGATCGGGCCGGGTTCCGCAGGATCGTCGCCCGGCGCTGTCTCTACGGCGTCGATCTGAACCCGATGGCCGTGCAGGTCGCGCGGCTGTCGCTGTGGCTGGCCACGCTCGCCGCCGATCGGCCGCTGACCTTTCTCGACCATCACCTGGCGGTTGGAGACAGCCTGCTCGGCGCATCGCTCGACGACCTGGCGCGGCAGCCGCCCGGAACGGGCCGGCGCCTGGCGTGCTCATCAACGCTGCCGCTGGCCGACGGAAGCGACATCGGTTCGGCGCTCGAACGGGTCCTGCCGGTCAGAAACCGGCTCGAGCAAGTGGAGGACGATACCGCCGAGGCGGTGCACGACAAAGAGCAGCTGCTCGCGGGATTGTGGTCGGCATCAAGCCCGCTCGTCCCGCTCAAGCGGGCGGCCGATCTGTGGTGCGCGTGCTGGTTCTGGGACACGGCCACCCCGCCTGCGCCGGACGAACACGAATATGCCGACCTTCTGGCCGCGGTCGCGCACGGCTCGGCGGCGCTGCCGCCTCGGTGTGTCGAACCCCGGCTGTCCCAGGTTCGGCGCATCGCCGAGTCGAGGCGCTTCTTCCATTGGACGCTGGAATTCCCCGAGGTCTTCTTCGACAGCGACGGCAGGCCACTTTGCGCCGGAGGGTTCGACGCCATCGTTGGAAACCCTCCGTGGGAAATGCTCAGGGGCGACGGCGCTCCCGACGACCAGCGCGAGAATCGGCGCGCCTTCGCCGCGCAGGTCACGCGATTTGCGCGCGCCGCCGGCGTCTACACATCATGCAATCACGGTCACGCAAACCAGTATCAGTTGTTCGTCGAGCGCAGTCTGCGCCTGGTTCGCCGGGGCGGACGCGTGGGCCTGGTCGTGCCCTGGGGGCTGGCATCGGACCATGGATGTGCCGACCTCCGGCGTGTGCTGTTCGAACAGTGCAACACCGATCGACTGGTCGGCATGGAGAACGCCGCCGGGATCTTCCCGATCCATCGAGGCGTGCGCTTTCTGCTGTTGTCCACCACCACCGGCACGCCCACGCGACGAACCCGCTGCCGATTCGGCGCGCGTGACCCATCCGAACTGGAAGCCCTGTCGTCTGGCGCGGCCGGGCACTCCGGTCGCGATTCCGCTGTGACGATCACACCGGAGTTCCTGAAGCGCGTTTCTGGAACAGGCCTGGCCATCCCCCATCTTCGGAGCAAACCGGACATGCGCCTGGTCACCCGGCTGGTCGATCGCTTCCCGCCGCTTGGGGATCATCGCGGATGGGGTGCGACCTTCGGGCGCGAACTGAATGCCACCGACGATCGCGGCATCTTTACCACCAGCCAGGGCACCATCCCGGTCATCGAAGGGAAGCACCTGGATCCGTTTGTCGTGCGCCTCTCAGCCTGCACGCGGTGGATTGGCAATCCGGAAGCGCTTGCGGCCCGGGCGGTCTGGCACGCCACGAGGCGGCCGCGACTCGCCTATCGTGACGTCGCTTCGTCCTCGAACCGCCTCACGTTGATCTCCGCGATTCTCCCCCGTCATACCGTGGCCGTCCACACGGTCGTCTGCCTGAAGACGCGTCTGCCGCTTCGGGATCAGGTGTTTCTGTGCGGCATGCTCAACAGCCTCGTCGCCAACTACCTGGTTCGGCTGTGGGTGACGCTGCACCTGGGCACGCAGACGGTTGAGCGGCTGCCGATGCCTCGACCCGACGCGCGGTCGGACGAGGCGGCGCGTCTGGTCAGGCTGGCGCATGAACTGGGAAGGTCCGGTCGCGACTGGGACGGGGCTTACGCCAGACTGCAGGCAGAGGCGGCGCATCTCTATGGTCTGTCGGAAGAGGAGTTGGGCCTCGTGCTGGACTCCTTCCCGTTGGTGGATGACTCCATCCGGCGCGCCGTAATGACGGCTTTCGCGGCGTCGCGTTGA
- the bfr gene encoding bacterioferritin, which translates to MKGNPQILRVLNERLAEELTAISMYMVHSEMCANWGFQKLHEAFEKQAIDEMKHAEMLIGRILFLEGLPTVSKLNHMKIGANVTDMIVADEDAESDAIKNYNETIAAAVKAGDNGTRELIAKILLDEERHVDWAETQRELIAQMGLQNYLANQA; encoded by the coding sequence ATGAAAGGGAACCCGCAGATTCTCAGGGTGTTGAATGAACGGCTCGCCGAAGAGTTGACGGCCATCAGCATGTACATGGTGCACTCGGAGATGTGCGCGAACTGGGGCTTTCAGAAGCTGCACGAGGCCTTCGAGAAACAGGCCATCGACGAGATGAAGCACGCCGAGATGTTGATCGGGCGCATTCTTTTCCTCGAAGGTCTGCCCACCGTGTCGAAGCTCAATCACATGAAGATCGGTGCCAACGTCACCGACATGATCGTCGCAGACGAGGACGCCGAATCCGATGCGATCAAGAACTATAACGAGACGATTGCCGCCGCCGTCAAGGCCGGCGACAACGGCACTCGTGAGCTGATTGCCAAGATCCTGCTCGACGAAGAGCGGCACGTGGACTGGGCCGAGACCCAGCGTGAACTGATCGCCCAGATGGGACTGCAGAATTATCTGGCGAACCAGGCGTAG
- a CDS encoding DUF1634 domain-containing protein, whose translation MSDGPPTTSTHDLERILGRVLLIGSTLSTIVLAVGLTLAVLWPAHAAGAWLLRAGLVILMATPALRVLVSVFEYASRRDWLFAGLTATVLLVLAGSLLVALH comes from the coding sequence ATGAGCGACGGGCCGCCGACCACCTCGACGCACGATCTGGAACGGATTCTCGGCCGCGTGCTCCTGATAGGGAGCACGTTGAGCACGATCGTGCTGGCGGTGGGACTGACGCTCGCCGTGCTGTGGCCGGCGCATGCAGCCGGCGCATGGCTGCTGCGCGCCGGTCTTGTCATCCTGATGGCCACGCCCGCACTGCGGGTCCTCGTGTCCGTCTTCGAGTACGCGAGCCGGCGCGACTGGCTGTTTGCAGGCCTGACCGCGACGGTGCTGCTCGTGCTTGCCGGCAGCCTCCTGGTTGCGCTGCACTGA
- a CDS encoding sulfite exporter TauE/SafE family protein codes for MSPLFLALMIVMGGVAGAMGALLGLGGGVFLVPFLVLAAGLPIKTAVGISLITVIATSSTVSAHSAGRQLINLRFGMVLEVATAAGGLMGGLTAHYLSERTIEWLFAIVACAVAGVMLTRLDRRNVITEPDVAPGTLGGRFYDAEVGRMVIYRVRRLGLALLASLVAGNVSTLLGVGGGIIKVPVLNAWCGMPLRAAAATSAFMIGVTASAGAVIYYGQGHIVPTLAAATVLGVLAGSRIGLRLAMRLRTRWLKIIMSGILVVVAGLMIVRAAR; via the coding sequence ATGTCGCCACTGTTCCTGGCGTTGATGATCGTGATGGGCGGAGTCGCCGGCGCGATGGGCGCGCTGCTCGGTCTCGGGGGCGGCGTGTTCCTCGTGCCGTTCCTCGTGCTGGCGGCGGGGCTGCCCATCAAGACCGCGGTGGGCATCAGCCTGATCACGGTGATTGCCACGTCGAGCACGGTGTCGGCGCATTCGGCCGGACGACAGCTCATCAACCTCCGCTTCGGCATGGTGCTGGAAGTCGCGACCGCCGCTGGAGGTCTGATGGGAGGCCTCACGGCACACTACCTCTCGGAACGAACAATTGAATGGCTGTTCGCGATCGTGGCCTGCGCTGTCGCGGGCGTCATGCTGACGCGACTCGATCGCCGCAACGTGATCACCGAACCCGATGTGGCCCCGGGCACACTGGGAGGCCGGTTCTACGACGCGGAAGTCGGCCGCATGGTGATCTATCGCGTCAGGCGGTTGGGGCTGGCCCTGCTGGCCTCGCTCGTGGCGGGGAATGTCTCGACGTTGCTCGGCGTGGGCGGCGGGATCATCAAGGTGCCGGTGCTGAATGCGTGGTGCGGAATGCCGCTTCGGGCGGCCGCGGCGACAAGCGCCTTTATGATTGGCGTCACCGCCTCGGCGGGGGCGGTGATCTACTACGGGCAGGGCCACATCGTTCCGACGCTGGCGGCCGCGACCGTCCTCGGAGTGCTCGCCGGATCGCGGATCGGCCTGCGGCTTGCGATGCGGTTGCGCACTCGATGGCTCAAGATCATCATGAGCGGCATCCTGGTTGTCGTCGCGGGGCTGATGATTGTGAGGGCGGCGAGATGA